TGAAGATAAAATTATCTTGAAAGTTttactataaaatgaaaatgtgaaaatattaatattataatattaatatgctttcatttttctttcttttttttttaacttgacaaacagtttattaactttttaagacttttattgtatattttctgGTTCTGGTTATCTCTCCAATAAAAACAGAACTAGTAATTTAAGAACATGATTTACCTTTTGTTTGGGGGAGGAGGGGCTTGAGCATTTCTGATATTGAGCCTTATAAAAGAAACTTTTGCAGGTGTGCACTTCAGGAAGATTTGTAAGGAAAGCATTGATGAAAAGGCCAGGAGTCAATGAGAATAAAGTTCTGGCcatgcacagtggcacacacctgtaattccagcagcttaggaggctgaggcagtaggatcactagttcaaaaccagcctcagcaacttaaagaggccctaagcaactcagcaagaccctatctctaaataaaatacagaaaagtgctagggatgtggctcagtggttaagtacccctgagttcaatctccagtaccctaCACCCAAAAGAAGAATAAACTTCTGGGTTCAGTAATGTTTTTTGTAATGACTCTTGGTGGACTAGGATTAAAATTGAATCATTAAGTTCTTAGGAagacattgtttttttaataagaatattaCTGAATATATAGTTAAATTGAAACACAAGTTATTAGGccacattttatattattaatgcCAATATTCTGTAGCATTTTTCCTCTAATTTATAAGCTATAAGGGACTGTTTTACTAAGATTTGTATTTAAAGTAGCTTATAAACATAaacgtttctttctttttttcctataggaGTACCAAAATCTAATCTTTTGCACACCAAGTCATTAAGGGGCCATAAAGACTGCTTTGAAAAATACCATTTAATTGCAAACCAGGATTGTTCTCGATCTAAACTTACCAAAAGTACTTATGAAGGAGTTAAAACTATTTTGAGTAAGAAGATAAACTGGATTGTACAGTATGCACAGAATAAAGACCTGGAATCAGATTCCGAATGTTCTAAAAATCCCCAACATCATCTGTTTAATTTTAGgcataaaacagataaaaaattaCTCCCACAGTTTGACTCTCAAGTACCAAAATATTCTGCAAAATGGATAGATGGAAGTACAGGTGCCATCTCAAATTGTACACAAACAATTTTGGAGCAGAGGGAAAATACAGACTTTGGCCTTGCTGTGTTACAAGATTCAGGTGCCACCTTATGCCATGACAGCGTGTTATGGCCTCACAGTCACAACCAGgcacaaaaaaaagaagagactCTCTCAAGTCCAGACGCTAATGGCCAGACCCAGAGTCTACATTACAGCAGAGAGGAATGTAAGTGAAATGGGAAGAAAGGTAAACAGAAGTTTGGGGTGGATGTATTGTTTGGTTGTTTTGGAGAggggttttgtttgggtttttgcaGTTTTATAAATGAGGGATGTGTCAAGAATTTTGATTTAGAACCACAGATTGGTTAAGCATAGTATTTAATAAAAGATTCACCTTAGCAAAAATGATTTGTATTTAAAGCAGCTTATAAAACACTATGCTTTAGAATAGTCATGTGTATGTCTCGCATGTTGATGTTTGGGAGTTCTCTATcatttgttttgctattttaatGATTAAATTGAATGGAATCAGCAAACTCAATTGGCAAGTTCAGGGTTCATGTAGTTCAGAAGTATAGCCTCAACTATTGGCTAATACACATTGTCACATTGCTAATCAATACCAGACTGACTGGGGGTggcatttaaaagcaaaaatctgACATTTTTACTAAAGGCTAAAAAataatgtatgcatttatttaaaaattagaaaaagtaactatttatatgaataaaaatcacagaaactAAGGTAATATTAATTGACTTTGAATCAGATACTTAGAGTCAGAAGGGACTTGATGGGTAAAGACTAGCACTTTTTAAAACCTAAAATAGAATTGGAGATACCACAATTCAACAGACctactattaaatattttttgtgaaaCTTTTGCTTCTGCTGGAGGGGTTGTTACTGCTAGAGATGTCAAATGTGGTTTTTGCTGGTAGGTGTATTTGAAAAGTTCTCCATATTATAAGAGCTAATGAATGAATCCTGGGGTACTCTTTAATGTTACGTTGGCAGATaactgcaattttttaaaataggatacCATATTAGGCAACTAATTAGGCaactaatattattatattaggCAAATTATATTGTAGTGGTAACAATGAATGTATTTTCATGTTTCAGTGAATTTGATGACTCTTGATGAGGTAGAGCAACTGAATGCAAAGCTCCGGCAACAAATCCAGGGTAAAGAATCATTCTTAAATGTTTTTTCACATGAAAATTTTGAATCAGAAATCCTCTGTGACAAGACACCATTGGCTTTAGCAGcatttatatttggaaaatagaaatttaaattttttagtttacagagcaaagagaataagaaaacaactTCTTTATGAACTGCAGGGGAAATAGgtccttttcttttctaattaaaaatggAGACTAGAGTTAACCTGTTACTAACATTTTACTGATTATGAACTACTGTGCCAGGGATTGTGGATGTGCTCCCTGATAGTTCTTTAAGGCAGATAATATTAGccctgatttttgttttgttttggataccagggattgaacccagggtgcttaaccactcagccacatccccttcccttttttggagataggatctcaccaagttgcttagggccctccTATGTTGTttaagttggctttgaactagcaattcttctgtctcagtctcccaagcccctgagattacagaaatgtgccacagtgcctggcttgttttattttaattatgaacaatttttaaaacatataaatgtaGTGACACCAGCATAGTGAAATTTTACCCATCTTTACCAGCTTCAGCTATTATCAATGCATAGCTAATTTTTCTTCGTTTCTACTGTATCCATTCCTCTTGCCCCACTTCCTCTCCAGCgtggattattttaaaaataagtcccAGAAAACATATTGTTTGTCCATAAACACTCCAGGATTTTCCCTAAAAGATGacttttattaaagaataaaaacccTACAATCTTATTATCTCAtaccttttaaaaatgctaataattCCTTACCATCATCAAATATGATGTTAACACCAAGAGTTAATAAAGCTCTAATTACCCAATtatctccctctttttttctttataatttgttCCCATTTAGGTGAGGATATTGCACTTTGGAGACTTTCAGCCATTTTTTACAAAGTTATGCCATTCAATCAGTAACAGATCAAGGATTCTAAACCATTTTTAACTCCAAAGCTAATAGTCTTAACTATAGACTGAGagtgattatgatgatgatgatagtaatAGCAATTTGTATTCATCAAGTACTTATTCTGtgtattttacaaatatgatCTCATTTCATCCTGGCAGTAACCCTGTTTAgtgtttactttcttttttttttttaatgaggaattGAAACGAGGGCACTTaaccatccccagcccattttattttttattttgatacagggtctcactaagttggtgaggctggctttgaacttgcaatgttcctgtctcagtctcctgagctgctaggattacaggcataagccacaGTGCCCCAGCACTATTATTTTCAATcttaaacataaaagaaatttgaaatagaaAGCTATAAATTACTTTCTTGAGGTACATAATAGTAGGActaagaatttgaaaattttgataATCTGATTCCAAAGCCTCTTAGAGAAGTTTCCAGACCTGGTTATTAATGGGCACTTTCTATGCACACATAAATTTTATTGCGTATTGGTGAAACCTATTTAGAGATCCTAATTGAGAAGTGGCTCAGCTGTAATGGTAACCACCATTTCTGCTGTATGGGTCTGTAGTTATTGCTTATGACTCTTTTAAGTTTCAAACTACAGAGACTTCCAAGGATGATCAGAACTAAATAATCTTTGAGAACCCAGCTCTTTCCTTGAAGTCaattcaatttcattgcttaaatTTTCCCAATGCATTCCTTTCAGAgtacttatatattttgaaaatataagtcATAGGATTAGCTTTAGTTTTCTGTGTACTAaaaaggcaattttttaaaatctctacagAAGTATTTGAAGAGTTAACACATCAAGTACAAGAAAAAGATTCTTTATCTTCAGAGCTCCATGTCCGTCATGTCGCCATTGAACAGCTTCTCAAGAACTATTCCAAGTTACCATGCCTACAAGTAGGACGAACAGGAATGAAGACACACCTACCCATAAACAACTgaactaattattttttatcagtCTGCCAAGAATGCAACTTGAAGTTTTAAAGAAGGTTACGGTCCATTTTTTTATGGTCATTAAATTTGCAAAGCCTAAGGCACAGTATTTAACATCTTTGTCTAATAAAGCAGATCATTATAACCTAGTCTTCTAGGATAATCATTTGGCTTCATTTTGGGAATCTTTCTCATAATCACTAAATGCCTCTCCCTAACTTTTATCACGTGTATGTTTAAATATACTGTTACAGTGTGATTTTATTGTCAAAACAATAGATTAACAAACTCCATATATTAGCCTGAATtactaaagataattttaaaagggaaatggaATTCATAATAAGCACCTCTTATTTACTATGagcaatattttaatataaaaatttttatatataaaaatgctattttcattctctttgtaAATGTGTATTTGAATGGCTTTGTGTATTTACACTTATATGTGTGAATATGCTCACCTATATTTCAGATcacttcattttattctcttaaatatGATGTTTTTACAGTTGTTATCTTTCCTTCCAAAGATAAATGTATTTTGGAGTAGAAATCTATCTAATTGAGTTGTTTTAACTTCTAATAActtatgaaaataagaataactttttaaaataaatatccaagtatataaaatacattattattttctaacaAAAGTAGTTCTGAGATGGCTTAGGAAGAAAATACTAATCTAATTTTGCCTCCATAGAAGTGAAAAccttttctactttattattacTTTCATTCTAATGACTTCGTTGTGTTAAAATTTAGATAGAGTAAGTCAAGCCTCACTTCCAAGTCAAAAGTAATATCTTCAATTTGAAAGTGTCCTATTTTGGAAAAAACTTATTTCCCACTTCACATAATTTCAAGAATTCTTAAATTGTCCGAATTCTGTTATCAGTGTCATTGAAATTAGTGTTCCAAGAAAGCTTTGTAAGgtgtttttctaaattttagaatCTAAGATAACATTGCTtgacattagaaaaataaagcttCTAATTCAATAATCCCATGTTTAGAAGGTTATGCTTATAAGCTGCCTATGATGTTTCCAAAGAGTTGTTAACTAATAGATGTTAAGTTAAAACTATCAAGCAGCTAGATAGTTTTAATAATGTATTACAGCAAATACTATCATCAATGCAAAATACCAGTGGATTCTAAATTCTGTTTTCAGCTGGTGCTTAGAATGTATTTATGAGGTAGATCCTTTGGTTGAAAGAATCTACTGAGAAGTCTGTCTATTCACTCAGCAGCCTCATACATAAAGATATGAATGACTTCTGCTTAAATTTGGCAGCTTATCCTAGGTTGGGTCAGATTTTAGTCTTAAACACAAACAGTATTTAAATACACAAAGATATTCTTCAGTCTCATTGAAGGGAACTTTCTATAATGCTAAGATGTATGAAACTGGACTGAGGATAATAATTGCTAatctcattgattttatttttctttaaaatgtgacaTAACTGTCAAGCTTTTTATAGGGAGCTCTtgaaatattctttcagtttctcTCAATTCTTTGAGTCATccagaatgaatttaaaatccAGGGAGTAGGAATGTGGATGCATTGCCTTAGTTTTAATAAGCTTTAAATTGAATATGTGCAATATGAAAATATCCAAATGTATACGTTGACTAAAGACTTGTGCTGATTATGCCAGTTAGTATTTTAGTGCTTAGTTATTAtggttacatttttaaatttgactttaCTCTTTTTTGGCATAATTCATTAAGAATGTTACCAGCCTGAGCAGTTGCACATATTTGGGCTTCTGTTTAGATAACTTTGGGACAGTCATAAAAGTTTGGGATGTGTTGCATTTCATATCAGTAGTAGCATATTTCCAGAATATGAGCCATATGGTACAGTCCTAAATACAGTAGTGTTATCCAAAGGAAATGTTTGCTTATCCCTTAGAGTTTTTTGGCAAATACATAGCTTTTACTAATGAGTTCAGAATGATTGGGTAGGATTGTGCATGTACTAAGGTTTAATTGAGGACTTCTATTTATTCCATTTAGATAGTTCAGCTTAAGCTTGTTTTCAAGGGAAAGGTGCTCCTAAACTGTCTATGGTGCTGGTATTCACACTAGTACTTACTCAGATGaacttctaggaaaaaaattttgaaatattttgcataGCAGTCTATCCAAATATTTGGTAAACTTATATATTCTCATCCTTTGTTGATTGAATATGCAAGTATTGTATGCTAAAATAAGGTTCAGGAACAGAGTTGAATTATATCTTGAGAGAACATGAAATCACAAATTCCATATTTGGCTGTTTTGTACAGTTGTTAGTACATTTTgagaaagtttagaaaaatatctCACGTATGGCTTCAGTttcaaaaatggcaaaaaaaaaaaaaacactgctagTGAGACATTACTGACATTTtttcagagctttttttttttttttttttttttgtattagtttcATAATTAGACAAATTGAGTTTTAGAAAACTGGAAGTCAAATGTGGTAAGGCCTTGGATTTGAtacccagcatcacaaaaagatAAGTAACTAAATAAAGTGTTTAAATTGTTGTAATATTTACTTTTGAGATTCATCATCTTATCCATTGATCCTGGTATTAATATCTAAGTCCTTAAAAAGACATGCACTTGAGATACCAATAACATGATTCAGGCAGCCAAATGATGTTCTATTCCATTATGTAGTTTCTTTCCCATATGCTGATATCAGAGCAAAGAGATGTTCTTAGTTTTTCAAAGTACGTGTTCATTTTACCATAAAGTGCccatttttatatgcatttaagagttatttttaaatagaaagttcatgttggaaaattattaaaaaatataatcaaaatatattttattgtcatCTTGTTagatttcttggttttgttttacagtATTTCTGCCATTGAAAATGGTTTaaagtgttttgggtttttttaaataattgtttaccTTGGTGTTTACCTTGGTGTTTACACTGTTGAGACTTATCAGTTTTtgctagtttttttaaataagttttttagatctatttttgtgttaaagtttacctattttgattttattgtttcattttagaGGAAGTCTGCTTTCATTGTTAACATTGTAAAATGTCATAAAAAATGTATGAGCTCTAAAGTTAAGTAGAAATTTTAAACTATTTGTATAGTCTATTAGGTTCAGTTTAATAACTGTAAAGTTAGATGTACATGAAAACTTTTAAATGGAATATTGTGTAAAATCCTTGTAGTGttatattttatgacttttgccagttcATTTATAGACATGTTATTATTGCTTATGCTAAAATAAGATATTTGAGTATTTTAAGTACATATTGAGTTTAATATTCTATAAGATTTTCAGATACCATCTGTTCAGATGTGACTGTAAAGCAAACATAACTGATTTGATTTCAGTATATGATTGCATTTTTCACTTCAGATTTGTGGAAATGATTATTTGAGGAAATCTGTGGTAAAACTTAGTAAGAGATAAAGCTCTCAACAAGTTACGTTTGCGAAGTTAAGTGGTAATGGGATAAAGGAGCATTTATTTACCAGAGTAATAAGATAATGGGATTTGGCACAAAGGAGGAGGGCTACAATTCTGTGTTTGGGATATTGAGGTTCCATCTTGCATCTCCATATTTGCCTTTCACATTTGTCATTGTTATGGTGTAGGCTAACCTATTAAGCAACTTCAGGCTATGGTTATATGATTACTTTGCTGTGAATCATATTATTGCAAGTTGgtaccattaatttttttaacaccTAGTTTATAACATAACTTTCTCTGCTGTTTTTAGTTTAGTTCATATTAGAAGTGCATCTCactgattttgaattttaaacttaCCAAagtgcaacaacaaaaaatcatggAGATGAATATTACCCTTTCCCAAAAAAAAGTGTTAATTAAACTTCCCCCAAGTGCACTAAAGAGTGGTTTAGATTCGTTTAaacttgtctaattttttttccctatcctACTACTTTCAAAAGAGGCAATTTAGAAAGTATTTGGTAGTAATTGCTGTTGAATGCCATTTCTACTTTTATAATGTGTCTGTATGTATAAATCTTGCTTTAAATCTGAGTAACATATACTATGATCATTGAGCTAATCTTGCTTGatgttacaaatatattttacaaaattgtgctgagacatttgaaaaaaagaaaatgaaactgctatggttaaaactaggtttgtttcaaaaaagtttatttagacattatttgttgttatattttctttgaaaattgcaataatttatatatttgtattctgCTTTGGAACTGTATATATGCTTGtctactatttttaattttacaataaaataaatattttgttatctgCTACCTTCAGCGCATGTATTTAAGAgtgcctatttttttaaaagttgacttGTAATGAGAGTTATGTTTCACGTTTAGGGAGTCTAACTTAGAATTGTCTTGCTGGAGACATAGTTCAACATTAGAGTGCTTatctggcatgtgcaaggccatgggcTCCATCCCCAACACTGTGCCCAAAAAATAAGGCTTATGAGActcttacattattttttttctttctacattgtCTTTGATACTTGATAGTCCCTGTGTCCCAAGATTTCAGAAGCAGGAAATAAAGATTCAAAGGATTCCTGTGACTTACTGgatatatgtgtaattttttaaactgGAGTGCAGGGCTAGGGGAGAAGTTCAGTGGAGAGTATTTGCCTAATAATGTGTTAGGCAAGTacaaactgcaaaataaataaattagtgtgTGATGTTTTAAGGACATTGTTTtgagttttaacaaatgtatatAGGTATTCAGTTATTACTACCTTTGCTCCCCTTTCTAATTGTTTCACTCCATCTCCGCCTATAGTTCTGATCTCTATCACCATAATTTTCCTGTGCCTGCCTTAGAATTTTAAGTGTACTTATACAGTATGTACTCTTTTGCCTCTGACTTTTTTCACTCATCTGTATGCTTTTGAAATTCATTCATGTTAGCTCAGTGTAGTGCATGTTAGATCAATAGTGCATTCCCATTTTTTGCTGACTGGTGTTCCTTTGTATGAATGTATTGAAATCAGTCTGTTTATCCTCTCTCCACTCTGAAGTTCATGGATgtgtttgggttgtttccactttgaaCTACTAAGAATAAAActgttaggaattttttttaactggatttttaaagaatattaaaaataggaaaataaaatatttgagatcttcatctatttttaatattctttgtgtGGTATTAGCATTATGAATCTGGATATAACAAATTGCCCTTTTAATAATActtcaagttatttttatatgatgtgtTTGTGGTAACAATTTAAAACTAGGTAAATCTTCAAAAGATCAGAGGCAgattatgaataaatatttgagaattgaaacatttaatagaaaaaaattgtaattattaacagagattaattatacaaattaatagGTTTAACTGTGGCATTTCCATATAAGCATATATCATGTTTTTTTCGTGTCTACCCTCCCTTCTACCCTCTCCTATACCCCTTTCCTAACCTAAGAGTCCCTTTGCTGCTTTCAGGTCTTTTTGATTAATTGATTGTTGTTTTGggaaagaaaacatgcaaaactcgccctggtttatttcacttaacatgtcttccaattctatccatttgcatgcaaatggcaggatttcattctttatgatgAGTTGTacatcattgtttatatatataccttattttctttatttgttcatctaATGGACAAGAAGGCTGATTGCTGATCTTGGCCACTGTGAATAGTAacacaataaacatgggtatatgGGTATTGCTTTtatatgctgacttcatttcctttggatatgtaaCCAGGGAGTAGAATAactggatcatgtggtagttatacttttagtttttgaggaaccCCAATACTGTTCCCCATAGTGCATGTACTAATTATCATACTCccattctcaccaacagtataTAAGCATTTTTCTCCACACCCTTATCAGCATTTGTGAtttgggggttggggggcagTTCTAGTTCtcataatagccattctaactgtaGTAGGTTGGAATCTCAGTACAGTTTTTGACTCACATTCCCTGACAGCTAAAAATA
This Marmota flaviventris isolate mMarFla1 chromosome 8, mMarFla1.hap1, whole genome shotgun sequence DNA region includes the following protein-coding sequences:
- the C8H21orf91 gene encoding protein EURL homolog; this translates as MNEEEQFVNIDLDDDNICSVCKLGTDKETLSFCHICFELNIEGVPKSNLLHTKSLRGHKDCFEKYHLIANQDCSRSKLTKSTYEGVKTILSKKINWIVQYAQNKDLESDSECSKNPQHHLFNFRHKTDKKLLPQFDSQVPKYSAKWIDGSTGAISNCTQTILEQRENTDFGLAVLQDSGATLCHDSVLWPHSHNQAQKKEETLSSPDANGQTQSLHYSREELNLMTLDEVEQLNAKLRQQIQEVFEELTHQVQEKDSLSSELHVRHVAIEQLLKNYSKLPCLQVGRTGMKTHLPINN